From the genome of Hydrogenobacter hydrogenophilus:
GACAGCGAAACACAACAAAAGAAGGTTTTTCTCTTCTTATTCTCTCCATAACCTCATCAACAGGGAATGTTGGTATGTCTATAGCTTGCACGCTGCAAGAACCTACACATATACCACAACCCGCGCATTTGTTCTCGTTTAGTATCGCTTTCTTCTCATGGTCCAGGTTCTTCATGGTTATGGCTTCGTAAGGACAGTCTATATAACACTGCTCACACCCTGTGCACTTTTCAAAGTCTATGTGTGCGGGTGGGTTTCTCCTTCCCTTCAAAAGCCACGGAAAAAGGAAAAGAAAGGCGAAGAATCCAGTAAAGATTAGCCAGCTAACAGACATGGGTATGTATTTGAGAAGGGGATATCCGAACAGGTAAAACCAGTCCACACTCATCTCAAAAGGTAGTTTGTTTATATAAGCTGGTGGATCGCTCTTTGCTGGAAAGAGCACCGAAAGAGCTATCAGGAGAAGGGTTATGGTTATGTACAGAAATCTTGGTGGGATAAGTCTCGGTCTTGCGTTTCTCATCACATGTACCCACAGGGTAAAGACTATGAGTATAGTTAAGGCTATGTGGGCAAAAAGTAGTATTCTAAACAAGCCTCCCAAATACTTTATGTCCCCACCTAAGAAGGCGCTCATGAGCGCGTCGCCAAAGACGGGCAGAAAAGAGAAGAACTTGGCGGTAAGCAATCCCGTAAGTTGGGCTTTCGTATCCCAAACCAGTATATAACCTGACACGCCTATGGCTAAGAATATTAGCAGAGTAGCCACGCCAGTTACCCATGCCACCCACCTGAACATTCTAAAACGATCGGTAATTATCACATGGAGCATGTGGGCTAAGGTTGTTAAGATGAGAGCATCCGAGGAGTACCTGTGTATACCTCTCATTATGCTGCCAAGAAAACTTCTTGATATGGCTTCCACAGACGCATGGGAAGTTTGTGGGTCTATGCTATAAAAGAAAAACAGATACACACCCGATATGACATCTATAACGAGCAAAAACACCGCTATAGCACCCAGGTGATAGAAGGGGTTGTATCTTGAAGAGAATAAACCGCTAAGGGGATAAGTGAGTCTTTGAAAGTTGGCATATAACCTGCCCGGTTTTATCATCTCCATGTCCTCCTTCTGTAAATATTCATTTACTTATAAAATATAGCCCTTTTCTAACAAATCAATAATGTTTATTTTTAATTTATTTTTATCTTAATTTTATGATAAAATTAGTTCTTGCATTTTTTACTATAAAGTATTAATATCAAAAGTGAGTAAATCTTTACGGAGGTGTCTAACATGGAGGAAAAAAAGACGCCCTTTTTACAACTGGTCTTGGATGACTTTATGTTGCTTCTTTTCTTAGGTGTCACCATTTACGCAGTCTCCTATCTCATATGGGGACTAATGGAACTGGCATGGCTTTCACCCATACCTGCAGAGATAAAACAAAGTCTTATGGGAGGTAAGTAAAATGGCACTGCTTCCACCCGAAGAAGGATGGTATTACAAGAAGGTGGCAAAAGATGAGAAAATGTGGATAGTTCTTGCCCTTGTCGTGTGCCTCATACTCTTCTTCTGGATGATCGTCTGGCACATATACGGAAGACAGAACCCCTCCTTTACTACCTACAGAACAACTCCACAGGAGTTTAACACCTTGGCTACCGCTTTCATAGAAAAGTATAAGAAGGGTGAAGAAAACGGCATACCTATTGTTGAACCTCCACCAAACAGCGATGTCTTTTTAGTGGCTAAAATGTGGAGATGGGAACCCATCCTTGTCCTCAAAAAGGGTCAAGAATACAGGTTTCATATCTCTTCCCTTGACCTGCTCCACGGCTTTTCTCTCCAGCCAGTGAACATGAACTTCATGGTGTATCCCGGCTACGATTATGTGCTTACCTTCAAGCCCACTTCCACTGGCGAGTTTGCCATAATTTGCAACGAGTTTTGTGGTATAGGACATCACATGATGATAGGGAAGGTGGTAGTAAAAGATTGAGGAGGTACTGCCATGTTTAGAACTTGTGATATTACTGGTCTTAAGGTGGACCTTAGGGCGGAGAGGCTCATACAGCTCAATGCAGTTATGGCTGTAGTCTCTTTGCTCATAGGGGTCATAGCAGCTTTACTTCTGGTCCTTACCAGATGGCAGGTGGTACATCTGTTACCCGTTGAATGGTACTACAGGGTACTTACTCTTCACGGACTTAATGCCCTGATATTCTGGATCATATTCTTTGAAGTTGCTGGTCTTTACTTTGGGTCTACGGTGGTTCTAAACTCTCGTATAGCTTCTCCCAAATTTGGATGGCTTTCGCTTCTGCTTATGGTTATGGGATTTTTGCTGGTCAACTTTACCATACTGACGGGTAAAGCAGATGTCCTCATGACCTCCTACGCCCCCCTTCAGGCACATCCCATTTACTACTTGGGCATTATTCTGTTTGCAGTAGGTGCCCTAATAGCGGTCTTTCTCTTCTTTGCCAACCTCCTTATAGCAAGAAAGGAAAGAACCTACGGTGAGTCCTTACCTCTCTTCACCTTTGGACTTGTAGCTGCAGCCATCATAGCTACACTTACCCTGGCATCAGGTGCCATCATATACATTCCAACTCTTCTGTGGTCTCTTGGGATAATAAAGAGCATAGATGCAGGCGTTTACAAACTCGTTTGGTGGGGTCTTGGACACTCTTCCCAGCAGATAAATGTGACAGCCATGATAGCGGTGTGGTATCTTGGTGCTTTCCTAACGGTAGGAGGAACATCCATAAACGAAAA
Proteins encoded in this window:
- a CDS encoding cytochrome b N-terminal domain-containing protein encodes the protein MEMIKPGRLYANFQRLTYPLSGLFSSRYNPFYHLGAIAVFLLVIDVISGVYLFFFYSIDPQTSHASVEAISRSFLGSIMRGIHRYSSDALILTTLAHMLHVIITDRFRMFRWVAWVTGVATLLIFLAIGVSGYILVWDTKAQLTGLLTAKFFSFLPVFGDALMSAFLGGDIKYLGGLFRILLFAHIALTILIVFTLWVHVMRNARPRLIPPRFLYITITLLLIALSVLFPAKSDPPAYINKLPFEMSVDWFYLFGYPLLKYIPMSVSWLIFTGFFAFLFLFPWLLKGRRNPPAHIDFEKCTGCEQCYIDCPYEAITMKNLDHEKKAILNENKCAGCGICVGSCSVQAIDIPTFPVDEVMERIRREKPSFVVFRCPFSALPSEREGLLTFTLPCAGALNTFYAEEVLSAGVKGIIVVSCEYEDCYFREGNKWLEERYERKRRPILKKKVEGGRILILEAPLVKSIDREVEEFINSLKEGKEVRVITSGKVNYALASLVLALPAFLFYPLTTHRISFYPTDKSVLVLSFKYRSSPVIESFTQEGKGLKHMQAKTAIVKERSPVKVEVYQEGRLIYSKVFNPRGIRKDTSVFVYEELFLQPGMYNLTVRLMETKGKKDVKEIKLNAKMKASDSLLLSYNEEAGGFVVLR
- a CDS encoding cytochrome C oxidase subunit II; translated protein: MALLPPEEGWYYKKVAKDEKMWIVLALVVCLILFFWMIVWHIYGRQNPSFTTYRTTPQEFNTLATAFIEKYKKGEENGIPIVEPPPNSDVFLVAKMWRWEPILVLKKGQEYRFHISSLDLLHGFSLQPVNMNFMVYPGYDYVLTFKPTSTGEFAIICNEFCGIGHHMMIGKVVVKD